The Marivivens sp. LCG002 genome contains a region encoding:
- a CDS encoding FCD domain-containing protein, translating into MLLHEEKETPRKSTRASLVASSLLKSILRGELAPGSKLNIDYLREVYQVSLSPMREAISRLVSTGLVEFEDQRGYRVAPVSLQLLAEVTRLRSDLESLALRYSIERADLEWESNVLGALHRLGRTERDVSSPEAMEVWEAAHWAFHKTLIEGCGMEMLVEFCQNLQNQSDRYRRIFLKQPAGAADIQDEHNAIANAAVDRNADLAARLLRAHIERTGNDLARQISGALPQD; encoded by the coding sequence ATGCTGCTTCACGAAGAAAAAGAGACACCCCGCAAATCGACCCGAGCGAGCCTTGTGGCGTCGTCGCTGCTCAAGTCGATCCTGCGCGGCGAGTTGGCGCCGGGAAGCAAGCTCAACATCGACTACCTGCGCGAGGTTTATCAGGTGTCGCTCTCACCGATGCGCGAGGCGATTTCGCGGCTCGTCTCCACAGGACTTGTCGAGTTCGAGGACCAGCGCGGCTATCGTGTCGCGCCCGTTTCGCTCCAGCTTTTGGCCGAGGTGACGCGCCTGCGCTCCGATCTGGAGAGCCTTGCGCTCAGATATTCCATCGAGCGCGCCGATCTGGAGTGGGAGAGCAACGTTCTGGGCGCTCTGCACAGGCTCGGGCGGACTGAGCGCGATGTTTCCTCGCCCGAGGCAATGGAAGTTTGGGAAGCGGCGCATTGGGCCTTTCACAAGACATTGATCGAAGGCTGCGGCATGGAGATGCTGGTCGAATTTTGCCAGAACCTTCAGAACCAGAGCGACCGGTATCGCCGCATTTTCCTCAAACAGCCCGCAGGGGCGGCCGATATTCAGGACGAACACAACGCGATTGCAAACGCCGCCGTGGATCGCAACGCCGATCTCGCCGCGCGGCTCTTGCGCGCCCACATCGAACGCACGGGCAATGATCTTGCCCGACAAATCAGCGGGGCACTCCCCCAGGACTAA
- the aroQ gene encoding type II 3-dehydroquinate dehydratase, producing MSKTVYILNGPNLNLLGKRQPEIYGYDTLEDVAANCAKVAEEFGITSKLMQSNHEGQIIDWIHEAREKAQGIIINPGAFTHTSVAILDALNAYEGVVFEVHISNVHKRESFRHHSYVSLRAEGVMAGFGVEGYALAMRRMGSLLK from the coding sequence ATGAGCAAGACCGTCTATATTCTCAACGGCCCCAACCTCAACCTTCTGGGCAAGCGACAGCCCGAAATTTATGGCTATGACACGCTTGAGGACGTGGCCGCAAACTGCGCCAAGGTGGCCGAAGAGTTCGGGATCACCTCCAAGCTCATGCAGTCCAACCACGAGGGCCAGATCATCGACTGGATCCACGAGGCACGGGAAAAGGCCCAAGGGATCATCATCAACCCCGGTGCCTTTACCCATACTTCGGTTGCGATCCTCGATGCGCTCAATGCCTACGAAGGTGTGGTCTTCGAGGTGCATATCTCCAACGTGCACAAGCGCGAAAGCTTCCGTCACCATTCCTATGTCTCGCTCCGCGCCGAAGGCGTGATGGCGGGCTTCGGTGTGGAAGGTTATGCGCTTGCGATGCGCCGTATGGGATCTTTGCTCAAGTAA